The Dehalobacter sp. DNA window ACAGGGTGACAGACCTTTTCCTCAACGGAGCGATTGACCGGACCGGCCTGCGGTTTTAAAGATGTTTGTTCAGGCCGGTGAGATTTGTATTTGGTTTAGATATGGGGAGGGTAAAAAATGAAAGAATTTAAAGATAAAGTTGCTGTTATCACGGGCGGCGCCAGCGGCATCGGTCTGGGTATAGCCAGGCGCTGTGTCCGGGAGGGCATGCGGGTAGTTATCGCCGACG harbors:
- a CDS encoding SDR family NAD(P)-dependent oxidoreductase translates to MKEFKDKVAVITGGASGIGLGIARRCVREGMRVVIAD